The following proteins are encoded in a genomic region of Gossypium hirsutum isolate 1008001.06 chromosome D05, Gossypium_hirsutum_v2.1, whole genome shotgun sequence:
- the LOC107903525 gene encoding universal stress protein PHOS32 isoform X2, producing the protein MNHSDNSDHPQLPSIKIRHPSSPHHPSSAATPTPTAGARRKIGVAVDLSDESAFAVRWAVQNYLRPGDAVIVLHVSPTSVLYGADWGPLPHTPQSAETPESQKQIEDEFDAFTASKVADLARPLKESGVPFKIHIVKDHDMRERLCLEVERLGLSAVIMGSRGFGAEKRGSDGKLGSVSDYCVHHCVCPVVVVRYPDDKDGGSGEPVVTIKEAEVEEEASKDA; encoded by the exons ATGAATCACTCTGACAACAGTGACCACCCTCAGCTTCCATCCATCAAGATCCGTCATCCCTCCTCCCCTCACCACCCCTCCTCCGCCGCTACCCCTACTCCTACCGCTGGCGCCCGCCGTAAGATCGGTGTAGCCGTCGACCTCTCCGACGAATCAGCTTTCGCCGTCCGTTGGGCTGTCCAAAACTACCTCCGACCCGGTGACGCCGTCATCGTTCTCCACGTCTCACCTACCTCCGTACTCTATGGAGCCGACTGGGGCCCACTCCCCCACACCCCACAAAGCGCGGAAACCCCGGAGTCCCAGAAGCAAATAGAAGACGAATTCGATGCCTTCACGGCTTCAAAAGTGGCGGATTTGGCCAGACCCTTGAAAGAATCCGGGGTTCCCTTTAAGATTCACATAGTGAAAGATCATGATATGAGGGAAAGGTTGTGCCTTGAAGTGGAGAGGTTAGGGTTGAGCGCCGTTATAATGGGGAGTAGAGGGTTTGGAGCCGAGAAAAGAGGGAGTGATGGGAAGTTGGGCAGTGTTAGTGATTATTGTGTCCATCACTGTGTTTGCCCTGTTGTTGTTGTTAGGTACCCTGATGATAAAGATGGCGGGAGTGGTGAGCCTGTGGTTACCATTAAGGAGGCTGAGGTAGAGGAGGAAGCTTCCAAAG ATGCTTAG
- the LOC107903525 gene encoding universal stress protein PHOS32 isoform X1: MNHSDNSDHPQLPSIKIRHPSSPHHPSSAATPTPTAGARRKIGVAVDLSDESAFAVRWAVQNYLRPGDAVIVLHVSPTSVLYGADWGPLPHTPQSAETPESQKQIEDEFDAFTASKVADLARPLKESGVPFKIHIVKDHDMRERLCLEVERLGLSAVIMGSRGFGAEKRGSDGKLGSVSDYCVHHCVCPVVVVRYPDDKDGGSGEPVVTIKEAEVEEEASKADA, encoded by the exons ATGAATCACTCTGACAACAGTGACCACCCTCAGCTTCCATCCATCAAGATCCGTCATCCCTCCTCCCCTCACCACCCCTCCTCCGCCGCTACCCCTACTCCTACCGCTGGCGCCCGCCGTAAGATCGGTGTAGCCGTCGACCTCTCCGACGAATCAGCTTTCGCCGTCCGTTGGGCTGTCCAAAACTACCTCCGACCCGGTGACGCCGTCATCGTTCTCCACGTCTCACCTACCTCCGTACTCTATGGAGCCGACTGGGGCCCACTCCCCCACACCCCACAAAGCGCGGAAACCCCGGAGTCCCAGAAGCAAATAGAAGACGAATTCGATGCCTTCACGGCTTCAAAAGTGGCGGATTTGGCCAGACCCTTGAAAGAATCCGGGGTTCCCTTTAAGATTCACATAGTGAAAGATCATGATATGAGGGAAAGGTTGTGCCTTGAAGTGGAGAGGTTAGGGTTGAGCGCCGTTATAATGGGGAGTAGAGGGTTTGGAGCCGAGAAAAGAGGGAGTGATGGGAAGTTGGGCAGTGTTAGTGATTATTGTGTCCATCACTGTGTTTGCCCTGTTGTTGTTGTTAGGTACCCTGATGATAAAGATGGCGGGAGTGGTGAGCCTGTGGTTACCATTAAGGAGGCTGAGGTAGAGGAGGAAGCTTCCAAAG CAGATGCTTAG
- the LOC107903524 gene encoding zinc finger protein CONSTANS-LIKE 1, whose amino-acid sequence MKKCELCGRLARMHCESDQANLCWDCDFKVHGANFLVAKHNRTLLCHVCQSPTPWLASGRNLGSAVSVCDSCVVNGNNKCESSERESGEEEEGDYDNDAMEETEEEEEAEIEDAENQVVPWSGESSPVSMSKRISSLKSLSTNEGDGGGGGNGNGDGDGGSGLKRMRESLSSWSDDETGCSSSQVSSRGSSNGEASSSMESSRLLKQPKIAEINQSARNQDHGETKSRSTAIISYLKRLQKHTITNDDDASATITGICRLSRDQSR is encoded by the exons atgaagaagtgTGAACTATGTGGAAGGCTAGCTCGAATGCACTGTGAATCAGATCAAGCAAATTTATGTTGGGACTGTGATTTCAAGGTTCATGGAGCCAACTTCCTCGTAGCTAAGCATAATCGAACCCTCCTTTGTCATGTTTGTCAAAGTCCTACTCCTTGGCTCGCATCTGGTCGGAATCTCGGCTCCGCGGTCTCTGTTTGTGATTCATGCGTTGTGAACGGTAATAATAAGTGTGAGTCATCGGAGAGAGAGTCTGGTGAAGAGGAGGAGGGAGATTATGATAATGACGCCATGGAAGAAACGGAGGAGGAAGAGGAGGCCGAGATTGAAGATGCTGAAAATCAGGTGGTTCCATGGTCAGGGGAGTCTTCTCCTGTCTCAATGTCGAAGCGGATATCTAGCTTGAAGTCTTTGAGTACTAATGAAGGGGATGGCGGCGGCGGCGGCAACGGCAACGGTGACGGTGACGGCGGTTCTGGATTGAAGAGAATGAGAGAAAGTCTTAGTTCTTGGTCTGAT GATGAGACTGGTTGCTCCTCATCTCAAGTAAGCTCAAGAGGATCATCCAATGGAGAAGCATCATCGTCAATGGAATCATCAAGATTATTGAAGCAACCAAAAATAGCTGAAATTAATCAATCAGCTAGGAATCAAGATCATGGTGAAACAAAGTCAAGGTCAACGGCTATCATCAGTTACTTAAAAAGGCTTCAGAAGCACACGATCACCAATGATGATGATGCATCAGCCACAATCACAGGAATCTGTAGGTTGAGCAGAGATCAGAGCCGTTAA